One segment of Haliotis asinina isolate JCU_RB_2024 chromosome 12, JCU_Hal_asi_v2, whole genome shotgun sequence DNA contains the following:
- the LOC137258765 gene encoding acetylcholine receptor subunit beta-type unc-29-like: MYQGSCVSVVFLAVILLVGGASPEDIMLVKKKIFDGYDRYIRPVQNHEEAIQMDMMFTLVSIDSLDLKSQKLKWNGWLSFTWHDKLLSWNASQYGDLNFITVPQTKIWLPDVVIDNDVSAKTVLGNADTLVFIRSSGKVTWEPGMVSETSCKIDIRKYPFDTQTCTFNFLPWMTTGRFLNTTVSSGRIEMSDFVPHGEFTIAGSSVDYTRVPATFVDDDLVGISFSVVLNRRTSFYWMIMIFPMATFPLLSPVSFLVPVESGEKITLSITVVLSYLVFIGSMNEAMPKLSDTVSLMVIYASLQTTISILAVVANGIIICVHKLPSDFQVTFPKFPQVSQTLGTIGERNKYLAKGESLQSVSGSSVGLCHDDLKTDGKPVFEDKENASSKIVEPRSDKWILYARRLDRICFSLFMCLSIVVSTIFGFLMS, translated from the exons atgtacCAGGGATCCTGCGTCTCTGtcgtcttcttggcagtcatcCTTCTTG TTGGAGGTGCTAGTCCTGAGGACATCATGCTGGTGAAGAAGAAGATTTTTGATGGATATGACAGATACATACGTCCTGTTCAGAACCACGAAGAAGCAATACAAATGGACATGATGTTTACTCTTGTCAGCATTGATTCCCtg GATCTGAAAAGTCAAAAACTGAAATGGAATGGGTGGCTTAGCTTT ACATGGCATGATAAGCTGCTGTCGTGGAATGCCAGCCAGTATGGAGATCTTAACTTCATCACCGTTCCACAGACGAAGATTTGGCTTCCCGACGTCGTCATTGACAATGA TGTTTCTGCTAAAACAGTCTTGGGAAACGCGGACACTCTGGTTTTCATTAGGAGCAGTGGCAAAGTCACCTGGGAACCAGGAATGGTTAGTGAAACAAGCTGCAAAATTGACATCAGGAAGTACCCCTTCGACACTCAGACGTGTACGTTTAACTTTCTTCCCTGGATGACCACAGGCAGGTTCCTGAATACAACAGTTTCTTCCGGCAGGATTGAAATGTCAGATTTTGTGCCACATGGAGAGTTCACAATAGCCGGGTCATCAGTGGACTATACCCGCGTTCCGGCGACATTTGTAGACGATGATCTGGTGGGGATAAGTTTCTCCGTTGTCCTCAACAGACGTACATCGTTCTACTGGATGATCATGATATTTCCAATGGCAACCTTTCCTCTGCTCAGTCCAGTCAGCTTCCTTGTACCCGTAGAGAGTGGGGAGAAGATAACTCTGTCAATCACAGTGGTCTTGTCCTACCTGGTCTTCATTGGATCAATGAACGAAGCCATGCCAAAGCTGTCGGATACCGTCTCTTTGATGG TGATATACGCCTCCTTGCAAACAACTATTAGCATCCTCGCAGTCGTCGCTAATGGAATCATCATATGTGTCCACAAACTTCCCTCGGACTTTCAAGTCACCTTTCCCAAATTTCCCCAGGTATCACAGACGCTTGGGACCATAGGGGAACGGAATAAGTACTTGGCCAAAGGAGAGTCTCTTCAAAGTGTCTCTGGTAGTTCCGTGGGGTTGTGCCATGATGACCTAAAAACGGATGGAAAGCCAGTGTTTGAAGACAAAGAGAATGCGTCATCGAAAATAGTTGAGCCCAGAAGTGACAAATGGATCCTATATGCACGTCGACTTGATCGGATTTGCTTTTCACTCTTTATGTGTCTTAGTATAGTGGTGTCAACAATATTCGGGTTTCTCATGTCCTAG